One window of Dehalobacterium formicoaceticum genomic DNA carries:
- a CDS encoding response regulator — protein MGEKILENASILIVDDQLGVRKLLFEALKSRYREVLMVASGLEAIEIVQKSPPDLVLVDMKMPRMNGLETIKRLRDMAFENPIILMTAYGELGIVTEALKMGVKHHITKPFDIKELRNLIQETLTERVSTPKGS, from the coding sequence ATGGGGGAGAAAATCCTTGAGAACGCTTCCATTCTCATTGTGGATGATCAATTAGGTGTCCGCAAATTGCTTTTCGAAGCCTTGAAGAGCAGATATCGAGAGGTATTGATGGTTGCCAGTGGGCTGGAGGCCATTGAAATTGTCCAAAAATCCCCTCCGGATCTGGTATTGGTGGATATGAAGATGCCGCGCATGAATGGTTTGGAAACCATAAAACGATTAAGAGACATGGCCTTTGAGAACCCGATTATTCTCATGACCGCTTATGGCGAACTGGGCATTGTCACGGAAGCATTAAAAATGGGTGTTAAGCACCATATTACTAAACCTTTTGATATCAAGGAATTAAGAAATTTAATACAGGAAACGCTGACAGAAAGAGTATCAACTCCAAAAGGATCCTGA
- the fsa gene encoding fructose-6-phosphate aldolase has product MLLFLDSANIEEIKQAHDLGVISGVTTNPSLIAQEGRNFEQVVREISSLVDGPISAEVISLNSSEMVKEGQTLAAIHPNIVVKIPMTAEGLKATKVLAKESIKVNMTLVFSANQALLASRAGAAFVSPFVGRLDDIDHNGMALVEEIVSLYGNYQLETKVIAASIRHPLHVSQAALLGANIATIPFKVLMQMVKHPLTDMGIERFLADWEKVKNK; this is encoded by the coding sequence ATGCTTTTGTTCTTAGATAGTGCAAACATTGAAGAAATTAAACAAGCCCATGATTTAGGAGTTATCTCCGGAGTGACCACTAATCCCTCCCTCATTGCGCAAGAAGGGCGCAATTTTGAACAAGTGGTGCGGGAAATCTCCTCGTTGGTCGACGGACCCATTAGTGCGGAGGTTATTTCTTTGAATAGCAGTGAGATGGTAAAGGAAGGACAAACCCTGGCTGCCATTCATCCCAACATTGTAGTCAAAATACCGATGACGGCAGAAGGCTTAAAGGCCACCAAAGTACTGGCTAAAGAGAGCATCAAGGTGAATATGACCTTGGTATTTTCTGCCAATCAAGCTTTGCTGGCATCCCGGGCAGGGGCAGCTTTTGTCAGTCCTTTTGTGGGCCGTTTAGATGATATCGATCATAATGGTATGGCTCTGGTGGAAGAAATCGTGTCCCTTTATGGCAATTATCAGCTGGAGACAAAGGTTATTGCCGCCAGTATCAGACATCCTTTGCATGTGTCACAGGCTGCCCTTTTAGGTGCAAATATTGCTACGATTCCTTTTAAGGTATTGATGCAGATGGTTAAACATCC